A portion of the Ascaphus truei isolate aAscTru1 chromosome 14, aAscTru1.hap1, whole genome shotgun sequence genome contains these proteins:
- the LOC142465891 gene encoding alpha-1,4-N-acetylglucosaminyltransferase-like, whose product MGDTLVLTAPRLITRFCNHGKKICAFLVVLSAIGFIYRFNYNNSSIFVKPLFSIETISSKAISPEDVLRNGNGIIFIETTNRMEPRPLALCAIESAARVYHDRPVVFFMKGLTNISSEDDMNRTRKSFPTLSSFDNLYFFPLRMEEVFKDTPLLPWFMKVNPDAEIHWIHVSSDGCRLALIWKHGGFYMDTDIISIRTIPEKNFVACEFSQTSGNSIFGLSPRHSFAWNSMESFVRDFNGAVWGYQGPALFTRILKKICVLPELKDVKDGLCGNISYLNPKRFYPIPGPSWKTFYQVWNKLPTFNDSYAVHLWNYANKGTRDTMVPGSNTLVEHLYQQHCPSTYRAIMRKESTHL is encoded by the exons ATTGATCACAAGATTTTGCAACCATGGCAAAAAAATATGTGCCTTCCTCGTGGTCTTATCAGCTATTGGCTTCATCTATAGATTCAACTACAATAACAGCAGCATTTTTGTCAAACCTCTCTTCTCTATAGAAACCATAAGCTCCAAGGCCATTAGTCCAGAGGACGTCCTGAGAAATGGAAATGGGATCATATTTATAGAGACCACTAACAGAATGGAGCCCCGTCCCCTGGCATTATGTGCCATTGAGTCAGCAGCCCGTGTGTACCATGACAGGCCTGTGGTTTTTTTCATGAAAGGTTTGACCAACATATCCTCGGAAGACGATATGAACAGAACACGGAAGAGTTTCCCAACACTCTCATCTTTTGATAATCTCTACTTCTTCCCTCTGAGAATGGAGGAGGTGTTTAAGGATACACCTCTACTCCCCTGGTTTATGAAG GTTAATCCAGATGCGGAAATTCATTGGATCCATGTCAGTTCAGATGGGTGCAGGTTGGCCCTGATTTGGAAACATGGTGGTTTTTATATGGACACTGACATCATCTCAATTCGAACCATCCCAGAAAAGAACTTTGTTGCTTGTGAATTCTCTCAGACTTCTGGTAATAGTATTTTTGGACTTTCTCCCAGACACAGTTTTGCCTGGAACAGCATGGAAAGCTTTGTCCGGGACTTTAATGGAGCAGTGTGGGGATACCAAGGACCAGCACTCTTCACACGCATTCTGAAAAAGATCTGTGTCCTGCCTGAACTCAAGGATGTAAAGGATGGTTTATGTGGAAACATCTCCTACCTAAACCCCAAACGTTTCTACCCTATTCCAGGCCCATCCTGGAAGACGTTCTACCAGGTTTGGAACAAGTTGCCAACTTTCAATGACTCCTATGCTGTTCATCTTTGGAACTACGCGAATAAAGGTACACGAGATACTATGGTTCCTGGGAGTAACACATTGGTGGAACATCTCTATCAACAGCACTGCCCCTCCACCTACAGAGCTATTATGAGAAAAGAGAGCACGCACCTTTAG